DNA sequence from the Treponema sp. OMZ 838 genome:
CCTGCTGAGGATGCGGAAGAAGAAGTATACGAATGTCCCGAATGTGGGGCACCGATTACGATCGATATGACAGTCTGTCCTAACTGTGGTGTCGGTTTAAGTTTTGAATATGAGGACGAAGAATAGGAGTTGTATGGCAGAAGGTATCGAAAATACTCAGGAACAAAAAGTTATTCTCAAAAAGGCAAAGCCCGATTCTGCATCGGTAGCGGCAGCCCAGCCTCAAGTACAGCAGGCCGTAGAACAGAAACCGGTACGGACAATAAAACGTAAACTGAAACCGGTAGCGCATCCTACGGCGAACGCAGCTCCAGCCGGCGCAGCAGGAAATCGTCCTGCCGGCGAGCAGAAGCGGCGTCCTGTTGTATCTTCAACTCCTGCGGATTCTTCCCCTCAGGTGAAAAAAACACCGGAGCATTCGGCGCAGCCGTCGGAACGAAAAAGTTCTGCTTATACGCAGGGGGAAGAAAACCGCCGCGTACAAAAGCATAGCGGCGAACGCACGGAACGCTATGATAGGAATCGATCTGAAAAGCCGATGCGGAGAGAAAATACCGAAACTCAATCTCAAACTCAACAGACACAATCGCAATCGGATAATAAGAATCAAATCCGTTCACTGGATTTAAGCAGCAAACGGCCAGACCGCCGTGCGGGAAACCTTGCGGGTGGATCCAAGCCGATGAACCGGTTCGGTAACCAAGGTAACCGGCATAATAAGCCCGGCTTTACCGGCGGACAGGGACGAACCCAGCAGCAACAGGATGGACGCGGCGATCAGAACAACCGCGGAGGACGTCCGGGCGGCTATTCATCGGATAGACCGCGGACAGGCGGCTTTAATAAGCCCGGTTTCCAAGGCGGACAGAATAGAGGTGGTGCCGGCGGTCGTCCGATGTCAAGCCCGATGCCGCTTGAAACCAATAAGCAGAATACCAAAAAGGCGTTTAAGGGCAAAAAGACTTATTCACGAAAGGATCAGGAAAGCGAGTTCTTTGAAGAGAAACTGCTGCAGCAGAAGAAAAAGGCTAAAGAAAAGGTAAGCGCCGTTCCTAAGAGCATCGAGATGATGGAATCCATTTCCGTTGCAGAATTAGCTCGAAAGATGAACCTCAAAGCATCGGAGCTTATCGGTAAATTGATGGAAATGGGCATGATGGTAACGATGAATCAATCCATCGATGCGGATACTGCAACCATCCTTGCTTCGGAATATGAGTGTGATGTTAAAATCGTCAGCCTCTATGATGAAACCATTATCGAAACTGTCAACGATGAAGATGCAGAGTTGCTTACCCGGCCGCCGGTTGTTACCATCATGGGACATGTTGACCACGGTAAAACCAAGACGCTTGATGCTATCCGCAGTACCAATGTTACCGCCCATGAGTTCGGCGGTATTACCCAGCATATCGGCGCCTATATGGTATCTACCCCCAAGGGAAATATCACCTTCCTTGATACGCCCGGCCACGAAGCATTTACAATGATGCGCGCGCGCGGCGCCGAGGTTACCGATATTGTCGTATTGGTAGTTGCGGCCGATGACGGTGTTATGCCTCAGACGATTGAAGCGCTGAACCACGCGAAGGATGCAAAGGTTCCGATAATCGTTGCAATCAATAAAATCGATAAGCCGGAAGCAAACCCCGATAAAATAAAAACCCGCCTCGGTGAACTCGGTCTTGTTGCCGAAGAATGGGGTGGAGACACGATATACGTTCCCATTTCAGCCTTGCAGAAAAAAGGTATCGATGACCTGCTCGATGCAATCCTGTTACAAGCGGAAGTATTGGAACTGAAGGCAAACTATAGCTGCCGTGCGGAAGGAAAGGT
Encoded proteins:
- the infB gene encoding translation initiation factor IF-2, translated to MAEGIENTQEQKVILKKAKPDSASVAAAQPQVQQAVEQKPVRTIKRKLKPVAHPTANAAPAGAAGNRPAGEQKRRPVVSSTPADSSPQVKKTPEHSAQPSERKSSAYTQGEENRRVQKHSGERTERYDRNRSEKPMRRENTETQSQTQQTQSQSDNKNQIRSLDLSSKRPDRRAGNLAGGSKPMNRFGNQGNRHNKPGFTGGQGRTQQQQDGRGDQNNRGGRPGGYSSDRPRTGGFNKPGFQGGQNRGGAGGRPMSSPMPLETNKQNTKKAFKGKKTYSRKDQESEFFEEKLLQQKKKAKEKVSAVPKSIEMMESISVAELARKMNLKASELIGKLMEMGMMVTMNQSIDADTATILASEYECDVKIVSLYDETIIETVNDEDAELLTRPPVVTIMGHVDHGKTKTLDAIRSTNVTAHEFGGITQHIGAYMVSTPKGNITFLDTPGHEAFTMMRARGAEVTDIVVLVVAADDGVMPQTIEALNHAKDAKVPIIVAINKIDKPEANPDKIKTRLGELGLVAEEWGGDTIYVPISALQKKGIDDLLDAILLQAEVLELKANYSCRAEGKVVESKIDHGRGVVATIIVQRGTLRTGDPYVAGVYSGRVRAIFNDKGEKIDEATPSMPVEILGLEGMPNAGDPFQVTESERMARQISLKRQELKRFEDSRNVKKVTLDNLYETITDGEVLELKVIIKGDVQGSVEALKQSLEKLSTKEIRLNVIHASAGAINDSDVMLAAADSNAIIIGFNVRPTSQAKALAEQEKVDIRKYNVIYKAVEEIQQAMEGMLSPDIKENVIGMAEIRSVIKVPKIGNIAGSYILEGTVKRSSTVHLIRDGIVVFSGKLASLRRFKDDVKEVAAGYECGIALENFNDIKVGDQLEIIETVEVARKLTDTQHYEAPEAHTGNGEAAE